TGTGCTGCATTTCCAGCTCATTCTGGAAAACCCTGTTCAGTTCTTCCGAACTGACCTGCAGATCACAGACATAAATGACCATGCTCCAGAATTCCCCCACAGGGAAATGCTCCTAAAAATCCCAGAGAATGTCCAGCCAGGGACTGTGTTTCCTCTGAAGGCAGCTCAGGACTCTGACATAGGGAACAATGCTGTCCAGAACTACACAGTCAGCCCCAACCTCCATTTCCATGTGGTTACTCAGAGTCGCGCTGATGGCAGGAAATACCCAGAATTGGTGCTGGACAGAGCCCTGGACAGGGAGGAGCAGCCTGAGCTCACTTTAACCCTCACTGCTGTGGATGGTGGGTCTCCGCCCAGGTCTGGGACCACCATAGTTCGCATTGAAGTCGTGGACATCAATGATAACGCTCCCCAGTTTGTACAGTCACTGTATGAGGTGCAGGTCCCTGAGAACAGCCCTCTCAATGCCTTAATTGTCACGGTCTCTGCCAGGGATTTAGATGCTGGGATGAATGGGAATGTAGCCTACTCTCTGTTTCAAGGTGGTGGAGTTTCTCAACCATTTGCAATCGATGAGGTCACTGGAGAAATTCGTCTGAGTGATGAGTTGGATTTCGAGGTAAATAGTCATTATAACATAGAAATCACAGCCATGGATGGAGGAGGCCTTTCCGGGAAATGCACTGTGTCTGTACAGGTGTTGGATGTGAATGACAACGCCCCAGAGCTGACCATCAGAAAACTCACAATTCCTATCCCAGAAAACTCCCCAGAGACTGTAgttgctgttttcagtgtttctgaTTCAGATTCTGGGGACAATGGAAGGATGgtgtgttctgttcagaatgaTCTTCCATTCGTTTTAAAGCCCACATTCGAGAATTACTACACTTTAGTGACGGAGGGGCCACTGGACAGAGAAAGCAGAGCTGAGTACAATATCACCATCACAGCCACGGACATGGGCATACCCAGGCTCACAACTCAGCACACCATAACAGTGCAGGTGTCCGATGTCAATGACAACGCCCCCGCCTTCACACAAACCTCCTACACCCTGTTTGTCCAAGAGAACAACAGCCCTGCCCTTCACATAGGCACCATCAGCGCCACAGACTCAGACTCAGGCTCCAATGCCCACATCACCTATTCGCTGCTGCCCACCCACGACCCGCAGCTGGCCCTCTTCTCGCTCATCTCCATCAATGCCGAAAACGGGCAACTGTTCGCGCTCAGGGCGCTGGACTACGAGGACCTGCAGGCCTTCGAGTTCCACGTGGGCGCCACAGACCAAGGCTCTCCTGCGCTCAGCAGCCAGGCGCTGGTGCGAGTGCTGGTGCTGGACGCCAACGACAATGCGCCCTTCGTGCTCTACCCGCTGCAGAACGCCTCTGCGCCCTGCACAGAGCTGCTGCCCAGGGCAGCAGAGCCAGGCTACCTGGTCACCAAGGTGGTGGCAGTGGACCGCGACTCTGGTCAGAATGCCTGGCTTTCCTTCCAGCTGCTCAAGGCCACAGAGCCCGGACTGTTCAGTGTGTGGGCTCACAATGGCGAGGTGCGCACCTCCAGGCTGCTGAGTGAGCGCGATGCTCCCaagcacaggctgctgctgctggtcaagGACAATGGAGATCCTCCAAGGTCTGCCAGTGTCACTCTGCATGTGCTGCTGGTGGATGGCTTCTCTCAGCCCTACCTGCCTTTGCCAGAGGTGTCGCGCGACCCCGCGCAGGACAATGACGACTTGCTCACTCTGTACCTGGTCATTGCCTTGGCTTCTgtgtcttccctcttcctgttgtctgtgctgCTGTTTGTGGGGGTGAGGCTGTGCAGAAGGGCCAGAGCGGCCTCTCTGGGTGGCTGCTCTCTGCCTGAGGGACACTTTCCTGGTCACCTGGTAGATGTCAGCCGCACTGGGACCCTGTCCCAGAGCTACCAGTATGAGGTGTGCCTGAGGGAAGACTCTGGGGCTGGTGAGTTCAATTTCCTCAAACCCATGATCTCCAACCTGTTGCTTCAGGATGCTGGGAGAGAAGTTAAGGAAAGTCCCCACTGCAGAGACAGCTTTGTATTTGGTTAACTGTTGTATCTGGTTCAGtgaatttatttttgacaaatcTCTAGCAGTATGGTTCGCTTAAGAAAGTGGATCATTTTATATAAGTATTGACATTGTAAATGAAGCATTTGCATATCCtccattaataattttttttctttcttggtatcTACTTTAGCAGTTTCAGGTGTAATGAATAATGTATATTACTAACACAATTTCTCTATTTCACCTTATGTTTTACTTTAGCTCAATATCACACAACAAAATACACTTTACTTTacatgttttgggttttgtttttttgcctgtttgtttttttggggggagaggggttcttcttcctcttcttttcttcttcttcttcttttttttttttttttttttttttttttttttttttttcttcttcttcttcttttcttcttcttcttcttcttcttcttcttcttcttcttcttcttctttttcttctcctcctcctccttcttctttgaaGACAGCGTCTTGCGTTATGTAGGTCTGGTtgttctagaactctctatgtagaccaggatggcctcaagctGATAGACATgcatctatctctgtctcttaaATGTTGGCTATTTTACCTGTTTTTACTacaaaatttctaatttttatggccaatgtgtttacatattttccactttattttattgctattggATATTAAATATAGGACCTCTTACCTGCTAACCATATATTCTGATAGTGAGCCTCATTAGTAGCTGAAGGTTCTTACAGTTACCCTGAGTAACCATTAACAATTTGCATACTTGTCTTCCAAATTATGAACATtcacttattaaaatatttagacaGTAGAATTGTGGCCATTTTCTTCTTATGTGGACCACATATGTTAGAGATTGTGTACATTATTTGTCCACCACATATCTAGCACATTGTtccttaaatattaattttaacaatttcatttataaatattaaagggATAACCTTATATACTAATAATTTGTCATCTCAATCACTAAACAAGTGTTCCATACTGAGAGTATAATCAATGAcagagcatgcatgcatgccaggGCCTAGGTACACTTCTAGGCACCAAAAAGCAGCAAGCAAACAGATACAAATCATATCTTATTAAATCATTGTACATAATACTGTTTGAAAACTAATCTGAATAACATAAGTAAAGGTTGAAATCCTCTGATAATCAAGACTTTTGATGGTCTCATTTTATCCTTTTgttctaaaaataaatgtgtaaatgtaGCTTCTGTGGTTTTGTGTTAATCTCAGCCATCCACTtgagatctagaatcacctgaccTCTGGGCACGCTATGGAGGATTATCATGCCTAGaatagttgaggtgggaagaccattgtgggtggcaccattccctgggctgggatttCTAACTGtatgaagaagagaaagtgggctgagcacaAGGGTTCATTGCTCTCTGTAGTgtgtagctgttccagctttaacctggaagtactacccccactgaggcttcagtaactgtcacgcctgcAAGGTGTGGTCGGATTAGAGCTctaaagacctgagatccagttgtgccagctctcttggttcttggatcctggacactggagataGATAGAGCAGagtttccagagaacaccgctggactgtactacacctttcccagaccctgtaacctatccctttacttgtaagttaccccacaaaataaacttcccttttataactaactacatggagttgccttaatactacaaccaataatGCCCGGCTAGTTCATTCGGTAGAGCATGAGATTCTTAATCTCAGGATCATCagttcatgccccacattgggcgccagatctTCGTGTTGGATTCCTGAGAGCTGGAGTAAAGGCAGTTGTGATCCCCTTGACAAGGAGTGGGTGctgaaactgaactcagatccacttgctcttaaccactgagccatctcaatttttttctgtatttattttaggtatttttatTGCATTCCTTCCATCcactaattttttatttctttatgtccatgttttgtttctcctcttggttttctttatatTATCCAGTTTTGTGATGTTCACCTACTGATGGTTTGTAATTGTGTAAAATCTGTCCACAATCATGATACTATtattgtttccagttttgtgacGTGCACCAAGAAAGCAgctccatttttttaaacagtagaaAATAGAGGCTTGAGAggtgactcaatggttaagaccacttgctgttTTCCCAGAGattccaggtttgattcccagcaaaaCTACCTGtaagtctagttccagggaattctACAGCCCTCTGTATCTGTGGGAACTCACATAGGGAATTATtactcaacaacaaaaagaaatgagttaTCAACCTACAGAAAACCATTAAGAAACTTCTATACACATTAGTAAGTCTTAGACACTAAGCTGAAAAAAACCTCAATACTGTAAAATTCTGACTGTGGAGGAAGAGAAACTGTCAGTGATTTCCAAAGATACTAATAAGACAGGATAGATAAAGAGATAGATTTTGAAAATGGGGTTGGGATGAAAAGAGTCTGTGAAACTATGATATTctaaaaatatatgcatgcatgattaGATTTATCCGTGCCTACAGACTGTATAGTACCAAGAGGAACCTTGATTTAAACTATGTACTCAGTGGTACACATGCAGGATAATCAATTGTCAGAAATGCACCAGTTTGGCAGGGATACCTTTTGCAGTTTTCTCTGAGTTCTGtttccagaacagtttcaaggctactggctgagatgatccagactcaccaactactccagccaagacttgaccattatcctaaattttctcaggatccctcaAAGATTACAAGTGCCccagtcaacaggaagtagtctagagagctatgcccacattcctaaaatattggttataaatgtttgtcattggttagggggtttggttacaagttgttatttttTGTGATCAGGAAAAAGGCTGAACAAGGGAAATTAGATCCAAagatttctttctgaaaagaaaaggggaaatataaaaatgataagacaaaatggtagattattgaatttactttaatccaaaaaaatgttaatctcaaaatattttacattagtatagatttttatttaattgatacaaattaaagttaattttgttatactctatgtatatttctactcttgtttaaggaattgtgtttgtgcagctcattttaaaatgtaatatataattaagaaatacagattaatagtcatctataatacaAAACTTAtcatatattttcaaggtcatacagagttATATTTTGGATAGctatgtaatcttcaaacacttcaaagacctacagaatatgatatttaaaattttttagtaaCTTATAGTTTTCTTGTCAtgagacaagtctgctcctggcagcaccaatctacttctaAAGAGGATGGTGGGCATCAAAACACTCTATATGGATTTTGATTTCTTTATGGCACAAGTTTAGTCTTTAGGGAAAGAAACTTGCCTCAACTCATGACCATATGCTATCCACACTAGACAAGAAGAACTGCTGAACTTTGACAAGACAGGATAGGACATTCCCTCAAAATTCCcttcttcacaggaaagtctgtcagatatgctaggcctgtaggccataGTTTGATGTTCCAACATTACAAAGGAACTtaggatgactgtccaggcagcctgatgtccctgacATTAGGTAACATTGCACACTTCTGGAGTgtttgatggagctgaagactaaacagttatagttttccttggtgataatagaaagtaaattagatacaaaatttTAGACTCAAAAAGATAGAcaattaagtatttttttctaatttcctaATTGCAAATGTATTGGATATTGTTATTGTAATTTTTCCTGATAGCTGTTTTTGTTGCATATAATCTTACTTTATTAaggttaaaaacttcctttttaattagacaaaaaacgggaaatgttgtggaacaatctttttctaTACTATGAagatgtattattctcattggttaacaaaaagctgacaggtcagtagctgggcaggaagttaatcaagaaagccaaactgagatgATGAGAAGAAGGGGGCCAGAGTCAGGAATAACTCCAGCCAGGCACTGAACAAGCAGGATGTGTAAAAAAAATGAGGCAAtgagccatgaaccatgtggcaaatcacaaatagaaatatgggttaatttaagtgtaagagttagctagtaacaagcctgagctatcagctgagcagttaaaattaatataagcctctgtgtggtaatttgggaattGGCTGCCAGGTAGTTGGGAGTTGTtgatgggacagaaacttccatctacagatAACTATTATAAGGAATGTTGCACATGTTGTGGAGAGAAAAATATCTGCATTTCCAAGTCAATTTTATGTGATTGTAAAACTATTCATCAAAAatagacttctttttttaaaaaggagaatttCATCTCAATAAAATCTGTCATAAATCTGGAGTAATGAAGATAACATAGAATTACATGACACATGACACTCAGAAAACTGGAACACAAATGCAGACCTATAAACCA
The genomic region above belongs to Peromyscus leucopus breed LL Stock chromosome 19, UCI_PerLeu_2.1, whole genome shotgun sequence and contains:
- the LOC114686163 gene encoding protocadherin beta-6-like; protein product: METALAKTPEKRQVVFLTMLLLLWEADSEAIRYSMPEETESGYLVANLAKDLGLRVGELATRGAQIHSKGNKELLQLDAETGNLFLKEKLDREVLCGVTDPCVLHFQLILENPVQFFRTDLQITDINDHAPEFPHREMLLKIPENVQPGTVFPLKAAQDSDIGNNAVQNYTVSPNLHFHVVTQSRADGRKYPELVLDRALDREEQPELTLTLTAVDGGSPPRSGTTIVRIEVVDINDNAPQFVQSLYEVQVPENSPLNALIVTVSARDLDAGMNGNVAYSLFQGGGVSQPFAIDEVTGEIRLSDELDFEVNSHYNIEITAMDGGGLSGKCTVSVQVLDVNDNAPELTIRKLTIPIPENSPETVVAVFSVSDSDSGDNGRMVCSVQNDLPFVLKPTFENYYTLVTEGPLDRESRAEYNITITATDMGIPRLTTQHTITVQVSDVNDNAPAFTQTSYTLFVQENNSPALHIGTISATDSDSGSNAHITYSLLPTHDPQLALFSLISINAENGQLFALRALDYEDLQAFEFHVGATDQGSPALSSQALVRVLVLDANDNAPFVLYPLQNASAPCTELLPRAAEPGYLVTKVVAVDRDSGQNAWLSFQLLKATEPGLFSVWAHNGEVRTSRLLSERDAPKHRLLLLVKDNGDPPRSASVTLHVLLVDGFSQPYLPLPEVSRDPAQDNDDLLTLYLVIALASVSSLFLLSVLLFVGVRLCRRARAASLGGCSLPEGHFPGHLVDVSRTGTLSQSYQYEVCLREDSGAGEFNFLKPMISNLLLQDAGREVKESPHCRDSFVFG